The DNA sequence ACCTGGACGCGCAGCGTCTCCGCGCAGCACGCGTGGCCATTGATATCGGCGTACACCTGGGCAAGAAAAACCCGGAGGCCACCGGTGCCTGGGACGCCTCCTATGCGCGCAGCTTCCTCCGCGAGAACACCTCCATGCCGGAGGCCACCGTCGGTTTTGAGCTCAATCGCTACCTGGGGTGGCCAGGGCAGGCTGCCTCCTACGCCATCGGCCAGCGCCTCTGGCAGCAGCTCCGCGACGACGCCATCGCCCAGGGCATGACCCTGTCGGAGTTCCATGGCAAGGCGCTGGCTTATGGAAGCATCCCGATGTCGATTCTGCGGGATCAGATTCTGGATTAGTTCCATAAGCGACGGGAGCCCCCCGAGGCGTGGTGGCGCTGTGGTTGCCGTTGCGGTCAGGCAACCACATTTTCCCGCTAGTTCCGGTTGCGCAGGATCAGACGCAGAATGCCCGGCAACCAACCGGCGATGGCGAGAATCGCCAGGAGACGGATGATCTGGATCGTCACGACCACCGGTCCTGCCTCCCCCTCCGAGGACAGCGCCAACACGGTTTCCAAGGCGCCGGGGCTGGTGGCCAGATACGCCTCGAAGTAGCTGATGTCCAGCCAGAACGTCAACAGCACGGCAGCCGCGGCGCACACCGCCATCAGTGCGAAGATGAACAGGAACGTCGCCGGCAGCTGTTTGGCGAACACTTTCAGCGCTGTCAGGTTCAGGGCTCCACCACACATCCAACCGATCGCCATGAACGCGAGGATCTTGAACAGGGTGGGCGGTTCAATATTGATCCCCGCCGGCAGCACCGTGCTCAGACCGACGGTGAGCAACAGCGGTCCAAGGACCGCCGCCGCCGGCAGATGCAGGAGCCTGCCGAGCGGTTCACCCGCCACCACGATCAGTGCCAGGACGGCCAGGGAAAAGATGCTTGTCGACGTCCCGAACTCACCCAATCCGAACACCTCCAGCCCCGCAACCGCCCGGCGTTCAGCACCTGTTCCATAAGGCGCGAAGAAGTGGGTGACCAACGGCAGTGTCATCGAGACCACCAACAGGCGCAGATACTGACTGAGCGCAACATATCGGAAATCTGCACCCAACTCCTTGGCCAGCACCGGCATCACCGATGCCCCGCCCGCCAACATGGACAGCACACCGGTCTCAGGCGAGATCTCCTTTCTCGACCGGGAGAGCAGGAGCCCACCGATCACACCCACCGCCACGGTGAAAAATGAGATCACCACACCCGGTAACAGGTAGTGGAGGAGATCCCGGGTGGGGGCACTGATCAGGGGAAGGGCAGCCAGGACCGCGATCATGGAGCGGCCGAAGATATGCACGCTTTTGGCCATGGGGAGATCCTGACCGGTGATCAGTGCGCAGGCACCGGCGACAACGATCGCGGCTAGAATCCATGAGGCCGGGACGTGGAAGATGGTGAACACCCAGCCCGCCATCAGTGACAGTGGTGCCACCAGCGCCCACCTCAGTGCGATGACCCCGCGGGTGGGCCGGGGTAGCGAGTCACTCAACCTGGGTGGGTCTCCTCATCATCTGGGCAGGGGTGTGTTCTTCTAGGTGGTTTTCACTGTAACAGCGGGAAAATCACCGGTGGTCTCTGTGTGCACCTCTGTGACCACCTCAAAGGAGTCCGGGGTGATCAGCACGCTGCCCGGGAGCTCCTCCGGATCGGTGCTGAACCTGGCTTCATTGTCGGTGAGGTGAACGTGTAATCCTGCGATCACGGCCTCGTCGGTGATATCGGTGGGCATGATCTCAGGTGTGCGCATGGCTTCCACCTCGGCTCGGACATCTAGATCTCCGTCCTCATCCATACTGATGATCACCGTGCGGGCCTGTCGGTGCTGGCCGTCTGTTTCCTTCCACCGGACGGGGAAATCCGCCTGGCAGCTGATCACATCGCCCGGGGTGTTCTCGCGGGCCATACAGGTGAGGAACTGCTGCTGCTCAGCCTGAATGGGACCGGGTCCGGTGTCAGAGCCTTCAGCCATCCCCAGATCAAGTCTGTAGAGGCCGGGGCCGTGGCGGGGAATCTCAGATTGTTCAGTGGGTTTTTCCGTGGCCACCTCAACGAACACCGGGAATTCACCGCCGGTGGTGGCACGTGCCTCGGTGCGGTCAACCGGTGCGCACCCTGCCAGAGCAATGCTCAGTGCAATGCTCAGGGCAATCGGAACTGCCAGCGGGGCGACCAGCTGGGCACGGATATTGGTCCTGCGGATATTCATGGTGACATCCTTTCGGGGCGACCATCTCTACCCTCAGATTAATCACCCGCACCTGGATAAATCCAGGTCTATACTCTGATCATCTGAAAACATCAGCGCAGAATTATCCGATCCTGTGGCTTATGGAAAGGGGTGGATGATGGGAGTTGACCTGGCAGCAGGTGGATGGGCAATGCTCATCGCCGGCGCCGCCATCGCAGGGTGGATCGATGCGGTCATCGGCGGGGGAGGGCTGGTTCTCATCCCGCTGATCTTGGCGGTCATGCCTCAGCTGGCACCGGTGTCGGCGTTGGCGGTGAATAAGGTCGCCGCTGTCACGGGAACCGCGTCGGCGGCATTCACCATGGTTCGACGCGTCCGCCCACCATTGAAGCTTGTGGCGGTGTACATCCCGGTGGCGCTGGTGTGCTCCGGGGTGGGGGCGTTGGCCGCGAGTTCCCTGGATAAACAGATCATGCGGCCGATGATCATCGTGCTCATGTTGGTGGTGGGGTTGTTCGTGGTGTTCAAACCTTCCTTCGGCACCGGGGAGAGCCACGATCTGCCCCGGGGCTGGCGCTTATGGATGGCACTCGGTGCGGTCGGGGTGATTGCCGGTTATGACGGCATCTTCGGTCCCGGCACGGGCATGTTCCTCATCATGGCGTTCACGGCGTTGCTGTCTCAGAATTTCCTCACCTCCGCGGCCATGGCGAAGGTGGTGAACACCGCCACCAACGTCGGTGCGCTGATTGTATTCATATCCGGGGGGCATGTGTGGTGGCAGTTGGCACTCGTCCTGGCGGTGGCGAATGTCGTGGGGGCGCAACTGGGTGCCCGAACGGTGTTAGGGGGCGGTACCAGGCTGATCAGGTATGCATTACTGACCCTGGTTGTCGTGATGTGCATCTATCTCGGCTGGCAGCAGTATCAGGGAATCTAGACAGATCGGTACAAAAATCAGGAAACTGGCGGCTGATTTCCTGGTTAATTGGATAAATACTTCCTAAGCTTGATTCTTATGACGAGAACACAACTTGATCTCTGGTCCAGTGAGACCGCTGAGGAGCCCCCGAGTACCATCCTGCCCACCCATCCGGAGGTGAGCGGAGAAACCGGGATCATCACTGATCTGTCGGAGCTGTCCACTCTGGTGACGGTGCTGGTTGATGATGATGCGGATCCACTGGATTTCCCGGTGCTCCTCGCCGGTGCCGCGTCCTCCACCCGGATCCTGGGTCTGGATGAGCTGCATGTGATCGCACCGGCCCGGCACCTGCCGAAGCTGGCGGTGGCCGCCTCGGAGATCGCCGATGATCTGCCCGAGACGTTCCAGTTCTGTGAAGCTGAGACCTGCGTGCATGAGCATCCAGACGATGCCACGGTGCTCACAGCCGAGTCGGTGGTGTGGTTGGGCAGGAAGCTCGCCGCTTCCTGATTCAACAAGAGTGTTTGTCCGCGCCCGCCTTCACATCCGTTTCTTGATCCTGGCTGTCGCGGGTGCCGTCCACGGATCTTCAGGCCACGGATGTTTCGGATACCGCCCACGCATCTCAGCCCGCACCTGGGCATAGGGACCCGACCAGAAGCTGGCCAGATCATCGGTCACAGCCAGGGGCCTGCCTGCGGGGGAGAGCAGATGGAACTGCACGGGGGAGCCACAGAACTTTGGGGAGGTCTCCAATCCGAAGCACTCCTGTAGTTTCACCCGCACCACCGGGCGGCCCTCTGCATAATCCAGACGGTGCCTGTTACCACTGGGCACGGTGAGGTGGGAGGGGGCCAGTTCATCCAGCTGTGTCGCCGCTGGCCAGGGAAGCAGACGCTGCAGCGCTGGGTACATATCCACCTTGGTGATGGGGGTGCCCTGCGCGATCTTCTCCAACTCCGGGCCCAACCATTCATGGACATCGGCCGCCGCCACATCGGGCCAGGGATCCCCAATCTGCTTATGGAGGAAATCCAATCTGTCCCGCAACGCACTGGCTTTATCCGAGAAGCTGAACAACCCCAGACCTTTCTCCGCGATGGCATCGGTGATGGCCGTGGCGGCATCCTCCGGGGTGGGGCGGGTCGGGGTGGAGCTCAACTCGATGGCCCCTGCTGCCCGTACCTTCCGGGCCTGGACCTTTCCATCACGCACGGTGGCGCGGACTGTGTCGCGGATGCCGATGATCTCCAGGGCATGGGTTTCCTCGATGCGGGCGGCTGCCCGGATGATGGCGCGGGAACCGGCACGGTTGATGTCGGCGATCGCCAACCAGGGGGCTCCGATGAGATCGCGTTCCATAAGCGTGGCGCGGGTTCCGCTGGCCAGCAGATAGTCGGTTTCACCTTCGCGTCGCGCGATGAGCCCGGGGAGTGCGGTGCCAACTATCTGACCTGCCGTCGCCGGGCTGGCAGCGCCGGGGGCCAGACCACGCAACCGTGACACCTCCCGATCAAAACTCCTCATCCCCTTTGAGGTGCGTGCCTGTTTCTCCACATCACCGCGTGGATCGTCGGCGATGACGGCCAATACCTCAGCCGCCTGGCGGCCGTGGTGCACCAGTGAGGCGCCGAAATGTGGGGCGAGGGGGAGCGTCGATAAGCGTTGGCCCAGGGGCGTGGCGGCGCCGTGGTCACTGACTGCCCCAATTGAGATCAACGTGGTTTCTGCTGCCTGCAGGGCAGCGGGTGGTGGGGGTGTGAGCAGCGGCAGGCCATCGCCGCGCGGGGTGCCCCAGCACGCAAGCCACAGGGCGGCCTGGGTGAGGTCGGCGGACTGGATCTCCGGGGTGGTGAAGGGTGCGAAATGGGTGAAATCATCCTGGGTGTAGCCACGGATCACCTCACCCGGCCCCTCACGCCCGGCGCGTCCGGCACGCTGTTCTGCAGACGACTGCGCACAACTGGTGGTGACCAGGCCGGTCATCCCGCGTGCGGCATCGCGCCTCGGGGACCGGGACAGGCCGGAATCCACCACGATGCGTACACCGGGGACGGTCAGCGAACTTTCCGCAACAGGTGTGGACACCACGATGCGGGGCTGATCCGACCGGGCCAGGGCGCGGTCCTGTTCCGCGGGGGTGAGGCGACCATGCAGGGGGAGCACCTCTGTGTGACCGAGCCTGCCGAGTGTCGCTGTGACATGGTCGATCTCCCGGACAC is a window from the Corynebacterium faecale genome containing:
- a CDS encoding AbrB family transcriptional regulator produces the protein MSDSLPRPTRGVIALRWALVAPLSLMAGWVFTIFHVPASWILAAIVVAGACALITGQDLPMAKSVHIFGRSMIAVLAALPLISAPTRDLLHYLLPGVVISFFTVAVGVIGGLLLSRSRKEISPETGVLSMLAGGASVMPVLAKELGADFRYVALSQYLRLLVVSMTLPLVTHFFAPYGTGAERRAVAGLEVFGLGEFGTSTSIFSLAVLALIVVAGEPLGRLLHLPAAAVLGPLLLTVGLSTVLPAGINIEPPTLFKILAFMAIGWMCGGALNLTALKVFAKQLPATFLFIFALMAVCAAAAVLLTFWLDISYFEAYLATSPGALETVLALSSEGEAGPVVVTIQIIRLLAILAIAGWLPGILRLILRNRN
- a CDS encoding TSUP family transporter, which translates into the protein MGVDLAAGGWAMLIAGAAIAGWIDAVIGGGGLVLIPLILAVMPQLAPVSALAVNKVAAVTGTASAAFTMVRRVRPPLKLVAVYIPVALVCSGVGALAASSLDKQIMRPMIIVLMLVVGLFVVFKPSFGTGESHDLPRGWRLWMALGAVGVIAGYDGIFGPGTGMFLIMAFTALLSQNFLTSAAMAKVVNTATNVGALIVFISGGHVWWQLALVLAVANVVGAQLGARTVLGGGTRLIRYALLTLVVVMCIYLGWQQYQGI
- the hrpB gene encoding ATP-dependent helicase HrpB yields the protein MTPPSTPPHSPPQTPPSLFHLPTIADGLPAQTLLGALTRSLSTRPENLVIQSPPGTGKTTVVPPAVANALLDNPGLYPQQGPVLVTAPRRVAVRAAARRLAHLDGSALGDRVGFTVRGEHKQGSHVQFLTPGVLIRRLLNDPELAGVSAVIIDEVHERQLDTDLIVGMLTELSQLRDDFTLLAMSATLDADRFATLLNAQTLSAQAPVHPVEVHYSPGTAPRLNQRGVNWEYLDHLARVTQEAVERRQESALVFLPGVREIDHVTATLGRLGHTEVLPLHGRLTPAEQDRALARSDQPRIVVSTPVAESSLTVPGVRIVVDSGLSRSPRRDAARGMTGLVTTSCAQSSAEQRAGRAGREGPGEVIRGYTQDDFTHFAPFTTPEIQSADLTQAALWLACWGTPRGDGLPLLTPPPPAALQAAETTLISIGAVSDHGAATPLGQRLSTLPLAPHFGASLVHHGRQAAEVLAVIADDPRGDVEKQARTSKGMRSFDREVSRLRGLAPGAASPATAGQIVGTALPGLIARREGETDYLLASGTRATLMERDLIGAPWLAIADINRAGSRAIIRAAARIEETHALEIIGIRDTVRATVRDGKVQARKVRAAGAIELSSTPTRPTPEDAATAITDAIAEKGLGLFSFSDKASALRDRLDFLHKQIGDPWPDVAAADVHEWLGPELEKIAQGTPITKVDMYPALQRLLPWPAATQLDELAPSHLTVPSGNRHRLDYAEGRPVVRVKLQECFGLETSPKFCGSPVQFHLLSPAGRPLAVTDDLASFWSGPYAQVRAEMRGRYPKHPWPEDPWTAPATARIKKRM